In Toxotes jaculatrix isolate fToxJac2 chromosome 12, fToxJac2.pri, whole genome shotgun sequence, the following are encoded in one genomic region:
- the zzef1 gene encoding zinc finger ZZ-type and EF-hand domain-containing protein 1, whose amino-acid sequence MGNAESGCGGGSGDEEDIETESPGFAEDSPASAATGGGVGGGGGSGSGRSGRGSNNLSVPTGGPPSPGVLLEQVKLREAAARISDSGVAIQESVLAGNEGVLVRWLEDRLNRGEESVNVEQFCEMLESRDAPRDECEEAFGQFDAEGDGVVDIESMLVALKNSNGANLQGELSHVIRQLQACSLTPGFVDIFSKTKDRLGAHASKILKFLHRNRIPSSAIPFPILEGYNSICTMRSSVVQDFLEFLLQKEKDLDIQYRAELDRDPEVDKVKVVTQCYSTIEASSNVSDIYKMTNGETASFWQSDGSARSHWIRLKMKPDVVLRRLAIAVASNDHSYMPQLVSVAVGKNRRSLQEIRDIRIPSNVTGYVALLENANITHPYIQINIKRCLSDGCDTRIHGLKTLGYQITKSKEVSVSDASAIWYLSLLTSLVTASMETNPALAQTVLQSTQKALRHMPPLSLTPSSTEFPKFFSLNILEEVDGFLLRIADCCVSPDAELTLLAFALARGSVAKVLQALSCISDHLETEYKASSLIVSMASVRLRLLYRNGKPLQLHLQACDVKSKEEKSGPENMLTESSTGDGFLTESGRKKASVILSTEDQSNFQVTQMKIKVRKGAIGAKCGLVFAYKDEDPFDAEKHFKRFKKYDAWDYKDYKEFVQDNVRIPAQSEDEPIGWFELEEDWNDVEIKLQQCRVAKFLMVKFLGTRQDSAERLGVQSVSFSGYLCPGAERLGDLDDLSPEGESISRDAVTGLCLLNKTLFFIQQLTRDMDASHFKQKYLLDFSGLSLSLFWNFYNKLREIEGEEVLKSGVLLLQLMQNCFPMLPNPLESQGPEESRVPDEGAAAAACPSTSSNGEPLSDSVRAVWELYTHLCHIVDGPEGETLVEKALHKEAVKAILNGAAVFFPDKHVRRDKLFHMMKNITEEDQPESVKVTFESLCNYFSDQDPSGLLLLPPKGAPSDFDISPILSVMETLLLVATRECEVMMVDESSGASRTVLLSLFWALQGSLLSWCYLQLKGGASTAIAMELARDILLKYVDQFLGSIKTILCSLLERYTGAEITDKLGSSILATVFRQLMIFLLELCSLDIPHSVLLKSFSSLVELLKSLSSDTGDIFSKVDQESWHQPQQPVVLRTWNMESPHNYENSRHETSIFACPGTTSFEVEFDERCETEKRYDYLEFTDSRGGKVRYDMKVGTEKWPKKVTFDAGPQLQFLFHSDSSNNEWGYKFTVTALGLPDITISWMSDLQLLVARLMGRLASRTLALKSPHEIRTVKELPQGKMSHVQCSPLWKPILRHGLCETRETNQTKTPTDQTNTWTLEELMSFLEDFARWNPSQELTDSRTELMQKLMQSCRKQTMRNEIAAGSKTEQAVNAIWAAMVYHTPALNHALKTYVNQDCKSYLNEEFVQVYSLADSIRTWMLEMKQRYLVSKMNVLDEKEGVPDEVTMETLAEMCIEKSLLLFRFAPCGVTCQDSDSFKAAEGSSGLLLRSSSVSEGDFQASTSLGPQTPGAEEGSDARAGQSKTPSDQAQNSSSCGPSRRGHRGSTESLSPQPGEPASPSAFPRKPPFSRARLRLLSCRSIEEPRMTPSVKDRYPILKHILNFIRDQALTTASILQTLSLNKAQALSVCKVLEMVQQCLQSLGKPHLFQAPCILFLQELLACQKDFTSYFSQLSDSGQKLGEEVRRSYHHLVLMLVEAVQGFSSLNEKALLPALSCVQTCLLHLLDMSWEVHDLPLFLNIKLPDLLLSMSQENISVHDIAISQWTEEDEITDYKKNQEWMDECMDGMFEKWYDKIDEEDSMEDRRKMHMFIARYCDLLNVVISCDGCERMAPWHRYRCLQCMDMDLCKTCFLSGAKPEGHEDDHEMVNMEYACDHCQGLIVGSRINCNVCEDFDLCFGCYNAKKYPDSHLPTHRITVYPMVTIRISDRHRLIQPYIHNYSWLLFAALALYTSELSSEKQTEGESLDNNTLSQASALQIRCSQLITDCLLKGQTGKGLRSSALLALLSSNESASDSELCPVSPESSQELSTATDTSSLPGSTAAICSPSSPRDKNKPSGKEKKAKEVGSPPPPPSEVPLPPSTGEGEKKKLVSQDTLDSPSLSQTPSVSSEDPLSPVVRPSESGPGTANSPSSDVVKETDERLPQVPLQEHVFSECSRERILGLLAAMLPPAKPGITLSLPSLSSILPQLFRAVISNAGSLNETFHLTLGLLGQLLLRIPPMEADTAVTEALADKFELLTQGEAATSDTEGWKTTQLLFSLGAVCLDSRIGLDWACTVADILHSLNVCPEWSTVIAAFTDHCIQQLPQTLKRTNLFTLLVLVGFPEVLCVGTQTVFIDNANEQHNMILLKHFTEKNHAAVVDIKTRKRKTVKDYQLIQSQDSSTVSLPGQSEGQGFPKTLLSRYLSNFTSIISHLLQTSQDNGSPDAVEASWVLSLALKGLYNTLKKHGVEQAQEAIQQSGLTQLLVRKCSKGTGFSKLWLLRDLEILSIMLYSSKREIHSMAQDPERDQREQDKEHDSDHSSCCADDTDVNRPDPLEGLDEETKICFQITHDALNAPLPILRAMYELQMKRTDSFFLEVQKRFDGEEIKTDETIRTLAQKWQPTRRPRSEERNTKAVDTDMIVVSCVSKPSHCEKATEELNVVAQKLITNSETDLQLSYAKQRRTKSSALLHKELDVRSNRAVRQYLVKVNQAIATLYARHVLASLLADWPAEAALSEEALELNGASHMAYILDMLMQLEERPLWEKILQRVLKGCSQSMLSSLSLTACQFMEEPGMAVQVRESKHPYDNNTNFEDKVHIPGAIYLSVKFDSRCYTEEGCDELIMSSSSDFLQDVHNFSGSPQKWSDFEIPGDTLYYRFMSDMSNTEWGYKFTVTGGHRGRFQTGFEILKQMLADDQVLSHLPLADIWEWQVGVACRQTQNQRLKAIHLLLRLLQCQSQTACELTLLRPLWQLFMSMENSLSQDPTGITVLLPLHRALTELFFIAEARAIAQGILQEYLLAMTTDEQLLNHTAMALKNIAAISLAINYPNKSTKLLNMSP is encoded by the exons ATGGGGAACGCAGAGAGCGGCTGCGGTGGAGGCAGCGGCGACGAGGAAGACATAGAAACGGAGAGCCCCGGCTTCGCGGAAGACAGTCCGGCCTCTGCAGCCACTGGCGGCGGTGTCGGAGGCGGTGGAGGCTCCGGTTCTGGGAGAAGCGGAAGGGGATCGAATAACCTGTCCGTGCCCACCGGTGGGCCACCTAGTCCCGGGGTCCTCTTAGAGCAAGTGAAACTGAGAGAAGCGGCGGCCCGTATTAGCGACTCAGGGGTCGCCATTCAGGAGTCTGTCCTGGCCGGTAATGAAGGTGTCCTAGTGCGGTGGCTGGAGGACCGGTTAAACCGAGGAGAAGAGTCTGTCAATGTGGAACAATTTTGTGAGATGTTGGAGAGCAGAGATGCCCCGAGAGATGAATGTGAAGAG GCTTTTGGACAGTTCGATGCAGAGGGGGATGGGGTGGTAGACATAGAGAGCATGTTGGTTGCTCTGAAGAACTCCAATGGAGCTAATCTACAGGGAGAGCTGAGTCATGTGATAAGACAGCTACAGGCGTGCTCCCTAACCCCAG GTTTTGTTGACATATTCTCCAAGACCAAAGACAGGTTAGGGGCACATGCCTCTAAGATCCTTAAGTTCTTACACAGGAATCGTATTCCCAGCAGTGCCATCCCTTTCCCTATCTTAGAGGGCTACAACAGTATTTGCACCATGAGGTCCAGTGTGGTCCAGGACTTCTTGGAATTCCTCTTGCAGAAGGAGAAAG ATTTAGATATCCAGtacagagcagagctggacCGTGATCCAGAGGTGGACAAGGTCAAAGTGGTTACACAGTGCTACAGCACAATAGAAGCTTCATCTAATGTTTCTGACATTTACAAGATGACAAATGGAGAGACTGCATCTTTCTGGCAGTCAGATGGCAGCGCACGCTCTCACTGGATCAG actgaaaatgaaaccgGATGTGGTTTTGAGACGGCTGGCCATTGCTGTAGCTTCTAATGACCACAGCTATATGCCTCAGCTTGTCTCAGTTGCTGTGGGGAAAAACCGCCGTTCCCTGCAGGAAATCAGGGATATCCGCATCCCCAGCAACGTCACAGGCTACGTAGCTCTGCTGGAGAATGCCAACATCACACACCCCT ACATCCAAATCAACATTAAGCGGTGTTTGAGCGACGGATGTGACACACGGATTCATGGCTTGAAGACTCTTGGCTATCAGATTACCAAGAGTAAAGAGGTGTCTGTCTCGGATGCTTCAGCCATCTGGTACCTGTCTCTCCTCACTTCCTTGGTTACTGCCTCCATGGAGACTAACCCTGCTCTGGCTCAGACTGTCCTTCAGAGCACACA AAAAGCCTTACGGCACATGCCCCCGCTGTCCCTAACACCGTCATCCACAGAGTTCCCTAAGTTCTTCTCTTTGAACAtcctggaggaggtggatggatTTCTGCTCAGGATAGCCGA CTGCTGTGTGAGTCCTGATGCAGAATTGACCCTCCTGGCCTTCGCTCTGGCCAGAGGCAGCGTGGCAAAAGTGCTCCAGGCCCTGTCCTGCATCAGTGATCATTTAGAGACCGAGTACAAGGCCTCCTCCCTCATCGTGTCTATGGCCTCCGTTAGACTGCGACTACTCTATCGCAACG GGAAGCCCCTCCAGTTGCACTTACAGGCCTGTGATGTAAAGAGTAAAGAGGAGAAATCAGGACCAGAAAACATGCTCACAGAATCTTCCACTGGAGACG GTTTTCTCACAGAGAGCGGCCGGAAGAAAGCCAGTGTCATCCTGTCCACAGAGGACCAGAGCAACTTCCAGGTCACTCAGATGAAGATCAAA GTGAGAAAAGGAGCCATTGGAGCAAAATGTGGCTTGGTTTTTGCATACAAGGACGAAGACCCTTTTGATGCAGAGAAACATTTCAAGAGGTTTAAAAAGTATGACGCGTGGGACTACAAGGACTACAAAGAGTTTGTACAAGACAA tgtgagGATTCCAGCACAGTCCGAGGACGAGCCAATTGGCTGGTTTGAGCTTGAGGAGGACTGGAACGACGTGGAGATCAAGCTGCAGCAGTGTCGAGTTGCAAAG TTCCTGATGGTGAAATTCCTCGGCACCAGGCAGGACTCTGCCGAGCGCCTTGGTGTGCAGTCCGTCAGCTTCAGTGGCTACCTGTGCCCTGGGGCAGAGAGGCTGGGAGACCTGGATGACCTCAGTCCAGAGGGGGAGAGCATCAGCCGTGATGCTGTCACTGGCCTTTGTCTACTTAACAAGACACTATTCTTCATTCAGCAGCTTACACGAGACATG gATGCCTCTCACTTCAAGCAGAAGTATCTTCTAGACTTCAGTGgtctcagcctcagcctctTCTGGAACTTCTACAATAAACTCAGGGAGAT tgagggagaggaggtgtTGAAGAGCGGCGTTCTTCTGCTCCAGTTGATGCAGAACTGTTTCCCCATGCTGCCCAACCCACTGGAGTCGCAGGGCccagaggagagcagagtgCCAGATGAGGGAGCCGCAGCAGCGGCTTGTCCATCCACGTCCAGCAATGGAGAGCCTCTGAGTGACTCTGTTAGAGCTGTGTGGGAACTCTACACTCACCTCTGCCACA ttgtGGATGGTCCAGAGGGTGAAACATTGGTGGAAAAAGCTTTGCACAAGGAAGCGGTAAAGGCCATTCTCAAtggagctgctgttttcttcccTGATAAACACGTCAGGCGGGACAAACTCTTCCACATGATG aaaaatattactGAAGAGGACCAGCCAGAGTCAGTAAAGGTGACGTTTGAATCTCTGTGTAATTACTTCAG TGACCAAGATCCAAGTGGCCTTCTCCTGCTCCCACCCAAGGGAGCTCCGTCAGACTTTGACATCAGCCCCATACTGTCCGTCATGGAGACACTGCTACTGGTGGCAACAAGAGAG TGTGAAGTTATGATGGTGGATGAGAGTAGTGGAGCCAGCAGGACGGTGTTGTTGTCCTTGTTCTGGGCACTGCAGGGCAGTCTGCTCTCGTGGTGCTACCTGCAGCTCAAAGGAGGAGCTTCCACAGCTATCGCTATGGAACTGGCAAGAGACATCCTACTAAAAT ATGTGGATCAGTTCTTGGGAAGCATCAAGACTATCCTCTGTTCCCTGCTGGAGAGATACACCGGTGCTGAAATCACTGACAAACTAGGCAGCTCCATCCTAGCCACAGTCTTCAGACAACTC ATGATTTTCCTCCTGGAGCTGTGCTCTTTGGACATCCCTCACAGTGTGTTGCTGAAGAGCTTCTCCTCCCTGGTTGAGCTACTCAAAAGCCTGTCCAGTGACACTGGAGACATCTTTTCTAAG GTGGATCAGGAGAGCTGGCACCAGCCCCAGCAGCCAGTGGTGCTGAGGACCTGGAACATGGAGTCTCCTCACAACTATGAGAACAGCCGCCATGAAACGAGCATCTTTGCCTGCCCTGGCACTACCTCCTTTGAGGTGGAGTTTGATGAAcgctgtgagacagagaagag ATACGACTACCTAGAATTCACAGATTCTAGAGGTGGCAAAGTCCGCTATGACATGAAAGTTGGAACTGAGAAGTGGCCAAAG AAAGTGACATTTGATGCAGGCCCTCAGCTCCAGTTCCTCTTCCACTCTGACAGCAGTAATAATGAGTGGGGTTATAAGTTCACTGTGACAGCCCTGGGTCTGCCAGACATCACCATTTCTTGGATGTCGGACTTGCAGCTGCTAGTGGCTCGCCTGATGGGTCGTCTTGCATCTAGAACCCTGGCACTGAAATCTCCTCATG AGATACGCACTGTAAAGGAGCTTCCACAAGGAAAAATGTCCCATGTTCAGTGTTCTCCTTTATGGAAACCTATTCTGCGACACGGATTGTGTGAAACAAGGGAGACGAATCAGACCAAAACACCCACAGACCAG ACAAATACATGGACTCTCGAGGAGCTGATGAGCTTCCTGGAGGACTTTGCCCGTTGGAATCCTTCACAAGaactgacagacagcaggacagagctgATGCAAAAACTCATGCAGTCCTGCAGAAAACAGACAATGAGGAACGAGATAGCTGCTGGGTCAAAGACAGAGCAAGCTGTGAATGCCATTTGGGCAGCCATGGTGTACCACACACCAGCCCTCAACCATGCTCTGAAGACCTACG TTAATCAGGACTGCAAGTCCTATCTAAATGAAGAGTTTGTGCAGGTGTATTCACTAGCAGACAGCATCAGAACGTGGATG CTGGAGATGAAGCAGAGATACCTCGTGAGCAAAATGAATGTTCTTGACGAAAAGGAAGGGGTTCCTGATGAGGTTACTATGGAGACATTAG CTGAGATGTGTATTGAGAAGAGCCTGTTGCTGTTCAGATTTGCCCCTTGTGGAGTGACATGTCAGGACAGTGACTCTTTCAAAGCTGCAGAGGGCAGCAGTGGTCTACTCCTCCGCTCAAGTTCAGTCTCGGAAGGGGACTTCCAGGCCAGCACCTCTCTGGGACCTCAGACTCCAGGGGCTGAGGAGGGCAGTGATGCCAGGGCAGGACAGAGCAAGACCCCCAGTGATCAAGCCCAAAACTCATCTTCTTGTGGGCCCAGCAGGCGAGGTCACAGAGGCTCCACAGAGAGCCTCTCACCCCAGCCAGGGGAGCCAGCCTCGCCTTCTGCCTTCCCCCGTAAACCCCCATTTAGTCGGGCTCGCCTACGCCTCCTGTCCTGTAGATCTATAGAAGAGCCCCGCATGACCCCCTCTGTGAAGGATCGCTACCCAATACTCAAACACATCCTGAACTTTATAAGGGACCAGGCTCTTACCACAGCAAG CATCCTGCAGACCCTGTCCCTGAACAAAGCCCAGGCACTGAGTGTGTGCAAGGTCCTGGAGATGGTTCAGCAGTGTTTGCAGTCGCTGGGAAAGCCACACCTCTTCCAAGCCCCCTGCATCCTGTTCCTGCAGGAGCTACTGGCATGCCAGAAAGATTTCACCAG ttaTTTCTCCCAGTTGTCAGACAGTGGGCAGAAGctaggagaggaggtgagacgATCCTACCATCACTTGGTGCTCATGCTTGTGGAGGCAGTACAAGGTTTCAGCAGCCTCAATGAGAA AGCTCTGCTGCCAGCCCTCTCATGTGTGCAGACCTGCTTGTTGCACCTTCTAGACATGAGCTGGGAGGTACACGACCTTCCTCTCTTCTTAAATATCAAGCTTCCTGATCTCCTGCTCAGCATGTCCCAGGAGAACATCAGTGTTCATGACATTGCCATCAG TCAatggacagaggaagatgaaatCACAGACTACAAGAAGAACCAGGAATGGATGGACGAGTGTATGGATGGGATGTTTGAGAAGTGGTATGACAAAATTGATGAGGAGGACTCCATGGAGGACAGGAGAAAG ATGCACATGTTCATTGCACGCTATTGTGACCTGCTCAACGTTGTCATCTCCTGTGACGGCTGCGAGAGGATGGCACCTTGGCACCGCTACCGATGTCTGCAGTGCATGGATATGGATCTCTGCAAGACCTGCTTCCTCA GTGGTGCCAAGCCTGAAGGCCATGAGGATGACCAtgagatggtgaacatggaATATGCCTGTGACCATTGCCAGGGGCTCATTGTAGGCAGCAGGATCAACTGCAACGTGTGTGAAGACTTTGATCTGTGCTTTGGTTGTTACAATGCAAAGAAGTATCCTGACAG CCATCTGCCCACCCATCGGATCACTGTATACCCTATGGTGACCATACGAATCAGTGACCGTCACCGCTTGATCCAGCCCTACATCCACAACTACTCctggctgctgtttgctgctttgGCCCTGTACACGTCAGAACTGAGCAgtgagaagcagacagagggagagtcCTTAGACAACAACACCTTGAGCCAGGCCTCAGCCCTGCAGATACGCTGCTCCCAGCTCATCACTGATTGCTTGCTCAAGGGGCAGACTGGCAAAG GTCTACGTTCCTCAGCTTTGCTCGCTCTGCTGTCCTCCAATGAATCGGCTTCTGATAGTGAGCTGTGTCCAGTGTCTCCGGAGTCTTCTCAGGAGCTGAGTACAGCCACTgacacctcctctctccctggCAGCACTGCAGCAATCTGCTCCCCCTCATCTCCCAGGGACAAG AATAAACCATCAGGTAAGGAAAAGAAGGCAAAGGAGGTGggctctcctccccctcctccttcagaGGTCCCTCTCCCCCCAAGcactggagagggagagaaaaagaagttaGTATCTCAAGACACCCTGGATTCCCCGAGTCTCAGCCAGACACCTTCTGTGTCCAGTGAGGACCCCCTCTCTCCTGTGGTCCGAC CCTCAGAATCTGGACCAGGGACAGCCAACTCCCCATCATCAGATGTTGTCAAGGAGACAGATGAGAGGCTGCCCCAGGTTCCCCTCCAGGAGCATGTGTTTTCAGAGTGTTCCAGAGAGAGGATCCTCGGACTACTAGCAGCCATGCTGCCTCCAGCTAAACCG GGCATCACCCTCTCTCTGCCCAGTCTGAGCTCCATCCTGCCCCAGCTTTTCAGGGCAGTCATTTCCAACGCTGGCTCTCTCAATGAGACCTTCCACCTCACCCTGGGACTACTGGGTCAGCTGCTGCTCCGAATCCCTCCGATGGAGGCCGACACTGCCGTCACAGAGGCCCTGGCTGACAAATTTGAGTTGCTGACGCAAGGAGAGGCCGCCACTTCAGACACTGAGGGTTGGAAGACCACTCAGCTGCTTTTCAGCCTAGGAGCCGTCTGTTTAGACag TCGTATCGGTCTGGACTGGGCGTGCACAGTTGCAGATATTTTACACAGTCTGAATGTGTGTCCTGAGTGGAGCACTGTCATTGCTGCCTTCACTGATCACTGCATTCAGCAGCTGCCACAAACTCTCAAACGAACCaacctcttcaccctgctggTGCTGGTGGGCTTCCCTGAG gtgCTGTGTGTGGGCACTCAGACAGTGTTTATTGACAACGCCAATGAACAGCACAACATGATCTTGCTCAAACACTTCACTGAAAAGAACCATGCTGCAGTGGTGGACATTAAGACACGCAAGAGGAAAACAG TGAAAGACTACCAACTCATCCAGTCTCAGGATTCCTCTACAGTCAGCCTCCCAGGGCAGTCAGAGGGCCAGGGATTCCCAAAGACGCTGCTCAGCCGCTACCTGAGCAATTTCACTTCTATCATCAGCCACCTGCTGCAAACCAGCCAGGACAATGGCTCTCCTGATGCTGTGGAGGCTTCCTGGGTCCTGTCCTTGGCCCTTAAAGGCCTCTACAATACACTCAAG AAGCATGGAGTTGAGCAAGCTCAGGAGGCCATCCAGCAGTCTGGACTGACTCAGCTGCTGGTGAGGAAGTGCAGCAAGGGGACGGGCTTCAGCAAGCTGTGGCTGCTGCGAGATCTAGAGATTCTATCCATCATGCTCTACTCCTCTAAGAGGGAGATCCACTCCATGGCCCAGGACCCTGAACGTGACCAAAGAGAACAGGACAAGGAGCACGACTCGGACCACTCCAGTTGTTGCGCTGATGACACTGACGTCAACAGGCCCGACCCCTTGGAGGGTCTCGATGAGGAGACAAAGATTTGCTTCCAG ATCACCCATGATGCCTTAAATGCCCCTCTGCCCATCCTGCGGGCCATGTATGAGTTGCAGATGAAGAGAACTGACTCTTTCTTCCTGGAGGTGCAGAAAAG ATTTGATGGAgaagagataaaaacagatgaGACAATCCGTACGCTGGCTCAGAAGTGGCAGCCTACAAGGCGGCCTCGCTCTGAGGAGAGGAACACCAAGGCTGTGGACACTGACATGATTGTAGTGTCCTGTGtg TCTAAACCCAGTCACTGTGAAAAGGCCACAGAGGAGCTCAACGTAGTGGCCCAGAAGCTCATCACCAATTCAGAGACCGACTTACAGCTCAGCTACGCCAAACAGAGGCGAACCAAAAGCTCAGCTCTTTTGCACAAGGAACTGGACGTGCGAAGCAATCGGGCAGTTCGTCAATATCTGGTAAAGGTCAACCAGGCCATCGCAACGCTGTATGCCCGCCATGTGCTGGCCTCGCTGCTGGCTGACTGGCCTGCAGAGGCTGCATTGAGCGAGGAGGCCCTAGAACTGAACGGTGCCTCACACATGGCCTACATCCTGGACATGTTAAtgcagctggaggagaggcCGCTCTGGGAGAAG ATTCTCCAGAGGGTGCTGAAAGGTTGCAGCCAGAGTATGCTGAGCAGTTTGTCTCTCACTGCCTGCCAGTTCATGGAGGAGCCAGGTATGGCCGTGCAGGTCAGAGAGTCCAAACACCCGTATGACAACAACACCAACTTTGAG gACAAGGTGCACATCCCAGGAGCTATCTACCTTTCAGTAAAATTTGATTCCCGCTGCtacacagaggaaggctgtgatGAGCTTATCATGTCCAGCAGCAGTGATTTCCTCCAGGATGTCCACAATTTCAGTGGCTCTCCTCAGAAATGGTCTGATTTCGAAATCCCTG GTGATACCCTGTACTACAGATTTATGTCAGACATGAGCAACACGGAGTGGGGCTACAAGTTCACCGTCACAGGAGGCCACAGAGGACGATTCCAGACGG GTTTTGAGATACTGAAGCAAATGTTAGCTGATGACCAAGTGCTGAGTCACCTGCCGCTGGCTGACATATGGGAGTGGCAGGTCGGTGTGGCCTGTCGCCAGACTCAGAACCAGCGACTAAAAGCCATTCACTTGTTGCTCCGCCTCCTGCAGTGTCAGTCCCAGAC AGCCTGTGAGCTGACGCTGCTGCGACCTCTGTGGCAGCTCTTTATGTCTATGGAAAACAGCCTGAGCCAGGATCCCACCGGTatcactgtgctgctgcctcTTCACAGAGCCCTCACCGAACTCTTCTTCATTGCAGAGGCCCGGGCTATT GCGCAGGGCATCCTCCAGGAGTACTTATTAGCCATGACCACTGACGAGCAGCTCCTCAATCACACTGCAATG GCTCTGAAGAACATCGCTGCCATCAGCCTGGCTATCAATTACCCCAATAAATCTACCAAGCTACTCAACATGTCCCCCTGA